A single window of Jaculus jaculus isolate mJacJac1 chromosome 14, mJacJac1.mat.Y.cur, whole genome shotgun sequence DNA harbors:
- the LOC101608372 gene encoding radial spoke head protein 6 homolog A-like produces MPRGLFRPRPLGPPNPAPGDAGVARQPPGTWPAPLPSPRSLEPRPSGGMGDPSQSPDPAQERRTSQASNPRRSREFSQAQVSFPDDGQRGRQGARTSGAGLGQTDAQRAPRASLTPRGSQGQEDQPGGPVYPSGLPSGLQPPGSVAEGTPQHVPHPHGFFQQLQSALHVPSRDVLSQLNLYQKDDVQFSQATPHGPYLRDDPALQSSPSQLGSVSPGKHLSEPAPLELAVQNAKAYLMQTTDNNDISLYEHMVNLLTKILNERPDCPLSILESLNRTTQREWFHPKQDTLREEPEMQSTYEMAEKQKVLFSQNDQEIEEEVTEGPVPDIMEAAYYFQQADVGLGLDESLLIFLALKQLAKQQPVRTCRFWGKILGVERSYLVAEVELREGEEEAEDEEAEEEELEKTRDTPPRPQWKPPPAVPTEESGSGANKYVYFVCNEPGLPWARLPPVTPAQIVAARSIRKFFTGRLDAPVVSYPPFPGTEANYLRAQIARISAATHISPLGYYRFREDRGRDDEEVDDEEKGGGGRDSCERNPDFEGIPVYELVNSMANWVHHVQHILPQGRCTWVNPFRKTEEEEEEKGEGMEEMKQEMGPPLLTPLSEDSEIMHLPPWTTRLSCSYSPQYAVALVRSNLWPGAFAYASGRKFENLYIGWGHKDNQENFNPTLPGPVQQEYTEGPEVREMDDPTVEEEQALKAAKERALKAAQEQALEASEEEEEDKEEDEEEEDEDD; encoded by the exons ATGCCACGTGGACTCTTCCGGCCACGCCCCCTGGGACCGCCGAACCCCGCCCCCGGGGACGCGGGCGTTGCTCGGCAACCGCCGGGGACTTGGCCGGCGCCGCTGCCGTCTCCCCGGAGCCTAGAACCGCGGCCCTCCGGAGGCATGGGCGACCCGTCGCAGAGCCCCGACCCCGCCCAGGAGCGGAGGACGTCCCAAGCCTCGAACCCGAGGCGCAGTCGGGAGTTCTCGCAGGCCCAGGTGTCGTTCCCCGACGACGGGCAGCGGGGCCGGCAGGGCGCCCGGACGTCCGGGGCTGGCCTGGGCCAGACCGACGCGCAGAGGGCACCGCGGGCCAGCCTGACCCCACGCGGGTCCCAGGGCCAGGAGGACCAGCCCGGGGGCCCAGTGTACCCCTCAGGCCTGCCCTCGGGACTCCAGCCTCCTGGCTCCGTGGCCGAGGGGACCCCACAGCATGTCCCGCACCCCCACGGTTTCTTCCAGCAGCTGCAGTCCGCCCTCCATGTCCCCAGCAGGGATGTCCTAAGCCAGCTCAACCTGTATCAGAAAGACGACGTGCAGTTCAGCCAGGCAACCCCGCACGGCCCCTACTTGAGGGATGACCCTGCCCTCCAATCCTCACCCTCCCAGCTGGGCTCCGTGTCCCCCGGCAAGCACCTGTCTGAGCCCGCGCCCCTGGAGCTGGCCGTGCAGAATGCCAAAGCCTACCTGATGCAGACCACCGATAACAATGACATCAGCCT GTACGAGCACATGGTGAACCTGTTGACCAAGATCCTCAACGAGCGCCCGGATTGCCCCTTGTCCATCCTGGAGTCTCTGAACCGCACCACACAGAGGGAGTGGTTCCACCCCAAACAGGACACCCTACGGGAGGAGCCCGAGATGCAGAGCACCTACGAGATGGCGGAGAAGCAGAAGGTTCTTTTCAGCCAGAACGACCAGGAGATAGAAGAGGAAGTG ACAGAAGGCCCGGTGCCCGACATCATGGAGGCGGCCTACTACTTCCAGCAGGCCGACGTGGGCCTGGGCCTGGACGAGAGCTTGCTCATCTTCCTGGCCCTCAAGCAGCTGGCCAAGCAGCAGCCGGTCCGCACGTGCCGCTTCTGGGGCAAGATCCTGGGCGTGGAGCGCAGCTACCTGGTGGCCGAGGTGGAGCTGCGCGAGGGCGAGGAGGAGGCCGAGGACGAGGAGGCCGAGGAGGAGGAGCTCGAGAAAACGAGGGACACCCCGCCCCGGCCGCAGTGGAAGCCGCCGCCCGCCGTGCCCACCGAGGAAAGCGGCTCGGGGGCCAACAAGTACGTGTACTTCGTGTGCAACGAGCCGGGGCTGCCGTGGGCGCGGCTGCCGCCCGTGACGCCCGCGCAGATCGTGGCGGCGCGCAGCATCCGGAAGTTCTTCACGGGCCGCCTGGACGCGCCCGTGGTCAGCTACCCGCCCTTCCCCGGCACCGAGGCCAACTACCTGCGCGCGCAGATCGCGCGCATCTCGGCCGCCACGCACATCAGCCCGCTCGGCTACTACCGCTTCCGCGAGGACAGGGGCAGAGACGACGAGGAGGTCGACGACGAGGAGAAGGGCGGCGGGGGGCGCGACTCCTGTGAGAGGAACCCCGACTTCGAGGGCATACCCGTGTACGAGTTGGTCAACTCCATGGCCAACTGGGTGCACCACGTGCAGCACATCCTGCCGCAG GGCCGCTGTACTTGGGTGAACCCTTTCcggaagacagaggaggaggaggaagaaaagggagaagggatggaggagatgaAACAGGAGATGGGGCCGCCACTGCTGACCCCACTCTCGGAAGATTCAG AAATCATGCACCTGCCACCCTGGACCACCCGCCTGTCCTGCAGCTACAGCCCGCAGTATGCCGTGGCCCTCGTGCGCTCCAACCTCTGGCCAGGGGCCTTCGCCTACGCCAGTGGCAG GAAGTTTGAGAACCTCTACATTGGCTGGGGTCACAAGGACAATCAGGAGAACTTCAACCCGACCCTGCCAGGCCCAGTCCAGCAGGAGTACACCGAGGGCCCCGAGGTCAGGGAGATGGACGACCCCACGGTGGAGGaggagcaggccctgaaggccgCCAAGGAGCGCGCCCTGAAGGCGGCTCAGGAGCAGGCCCTGGAGGCCtccgaggaggaagaggaggacaaggaggaggacgAGGAAGAGGAGGACGAGGATGACTGA